ACAACAATTACTTTTTCAAAACGTTCGTAAGTTTCTGGGTCACGAATAATTGATAAGAATGGTGCAAGGCCAGTACCAGAAGATAAAAGGTACAAGTTTTTACCCGGTAAAAGGTCATCATGAACCAATGTACCTGTCGGTTTTTTAGAAATTAAAATTTCATCGCCAACTTGTACTTTTTGCAAAATCGAAGTTAAAGGACCTTCTTGTACTTTAATTGAGAAAAATTCTAACTCTTCTTCGTAATTTGCACTTGCAATCGAATATGCGCGCATTAACGGTTTGCCATTCACTTCAAGTCCGATCATTACGAACTGACCATTTTTAAAACGTAAGCTAGTGTCGCGTGTAGTTTTAAAACTGAAAAGGGTGTCATTCCAGTGGTGAACATGAGTAATGCGTTCGACGTTAAAAGCAGCCATTAAAGGTCTCGATCACGATTAAAAGAAAACAGATAGCTATTCTAATCTAATTTCATTCCCGATAAACTGAATATATTTAATTGTGTTTATAAGAAAAAGTGATGAACAACTCTGTCACCTTCCCCATAATCGGCCATATGTGTTCGCCTTATCGTGAAAAATTTGGTATTCCACGTCAGCCTAATTTGGTAAATATTGAGTCTTATATCGAAATGGCAGAACCTTATAATGACTTATTGGCATTTGAGGGAATTGAGCAGTTCAGTCATCTCTGGCTAGTTTGGCAGTTTCATGACAATAAAAATCAGGGTAGTGCCGATAAATTTCGTCCACAGGTTCGTCCGCCACGTTTAGGCGGTAATGAAAAAATTGGCGTATTTGCTACACGTAGTATGTATCGACCATCTCCAATCGGGCTGTCAGTTGTAAAGCTGAATAAAGTGGAAAAAGTCGGTAAGTCTGTTCGTGTTTATGTTACAGGAAGTGATTTATTAAATGGCACTCCAATTTTAGATATCAAACCCTACATTCAATATTCTGATGCAATTGTTGATGCACAAAGTGGTTATGCACATGCTGAACCAGAACGAAAGTCTGTCATTTGGGCTGAAGCGGCATTAACAGCGCAAAAATATTTTTTGCAAAATAGTGAAATGAATTCACAGTACATTGATGAGCTTGAACAAGTCTTAGCTTTAGACCCTCGGCCTGCCTACCAAGAAGACGCTGAACGGATCTATAAAATGAAATTTTCAGACTTTGATATTCATTTTAAAGTCGATCAATTTGTAGTTACTATCATTGATGTGGTGAAGACTTCTTCGTTTGCACAATAGAAATCTTTAAAACCAATGGATGTTGAGCCAAAGTAAACTAATAAATATAGTCATATGAATGAGTTGGGCAGGCACGAAAGCAAGGGCATAGCGTAGCCCGCCCGAAATTGCAGAGTTCACACTTTTGGCAAGCGCATGAACTGCAAAGCCTCCTAGAAAGGCAATTAATAAAGGCGTCATATGGGTGCTATCAGGTTCACCTTGCACAATGACTGCTGCAATAGCTGCATGTATTTCAAATAAAGATGCGAGTAGAGTACCTGCGATTAATCCGGCATCGCCTAAAGATATACTTAAACCATAAACACCTGCCTGAATGAGCGTGAGTGTGCCTGCAATAATAATGGCTTCTTTTAAGCTAAACATTCTTGAGTCGATTTCGGGTGAAGTTGTACTGGGCTCTGCTTTACGTAATAAAATGAAAGCCCAGATTGCTAAAACAACTAATGCAATAAGTGTAGGAAATATAATGAGCTTAAACCAAGCAAAGCTAATCCCAATCACAATAATTAAAGTTTGAATGAGTGTTGAAACACACGACATTAATGCAGCGCCTGCATTTGTAATTGCATTGGCTCTGCCAGAGCGTACTTCTAAACCTAAACTGGCAATGGTCGCTGTACTGGAAACAAATCCCGAGGCTAAAGAAGAGAGTAATAAAGCATTCTTAGATGAGAGTAACCGTTTTGCAATATGGGCGAGTGCTTGTACAAATAAGATCAAAGTGAGTAATTTTAAAATCACATGCGGATTTAAAACAGGACCCCAAAAGGGTTTATTAGGGACTAAAGGCAGCGCTATTAAAAGTAAAGCGAGTAGGAAAATACCATCACGTAATTCCGATTCAGTAATCCATTGACTGGCAATGCCATGCATAGATTGTTTAGCCAATAAAATAATGGTCATGATCACAGCTAGGCCAGCAGCAAGCGAAATATTCCAAATACAAAGTGCCCCAATAAAATAAGTCATAATAAAGGCAAGTTCGGTGGTTACACCGGGGTCATTGGGCTGATTTTTGAGAGATACAATACTAATAGCCCCAATGAGAAGGGCACCTACAATTCCAATTTCAGTGCCGAATAAAAAACAGATGGCGCCTAATAGTGAACTAATTGCAAAAGATCGAAATCCCGCAAAAGTTTTGTATTCATGTTTAAGCTTACTTCGTTCACGTTCTAAACCAATTAGTAAACCACAACCGAGCGCCGCAGCAATGACGGTAATGAATTCTTCAAATGAAGTTGTTTGTAATGACATTGTCATTGGAAGCTCCATGTTACTTCCTCTTTGGTTTATTGTTATAAGTAGATTTGAATCATTTTAAAAATCATATATTCACGTTCAGTTTATGCTTTTTATTATAGTGAGCATAGTATCTTTTTTAGACAAAGCAACATACACAGTATTTTTATAAATATGAACTATGACGCAAAAAAATATTAAGTTGAGAATTAGTTCAATTATTTGAAGTTAAAGAATATTTAAAAGTTGGATTTAGCAATTTTGTGGTGAGTTAAATCAAAAATATCTCTGCTATATTATAAAAATTTATTGGGGATAACGCATGAATGCACACGTAGAAATAGATACGTATTGGTGTCTAGAACAACTATTACAAGAAGGCAGGATTACAGAGCGAGATAAATTACTTGTACAGTCGAGCCACCGCCAAAAAGACCAGTTAAAGTGGCATCCTTTACAGTGGATTGCACATTTTAATTTAAAAGACCAGCAGCACACACATGCTCATTTAAGTTTAAACCGCTTGTGTTTATGGTTTGCAGATCGGGTTCAGCTCCCTTTATTTGTGATTGATCCTTTAAAGGCAGATGTGAGTGCTTTAACGCAGGTAATGTCACAAGAGTTTGCTATTCGCAATCATATTTTAGCTGTTGAAATTCACGCTGACCGAATTGTGATAGGAACAGATCAGCCATTTCAAACAGATTGGCTTAATAATCTTGAGCGAAGTCTAGCACCTAAAAAAATTGAGCGGGTATTACTTAACCCTGAACAGTTGCAACGTTATTTGCGCGAATATTATCAGGTCAGTCGTGCGGTCAACTCAGCTCAAAAAGATGCAGCTCATGACCGAGACACTAAAAACGTTGAAGCTCTTCTACAGCTTGGCGATAGTCAAAACCCAGATGCGAATGATCAGCATATTGTGAAGTTGGTCGATTGGATTTTACAGTTTGCATTTGAGCAGAGTGCCAGTGATATTCACATGGAACCTCGCAAAGACAATGGCAAAGTCAGGTTCCGTATAGATGGTGTTTTGCACACTATTTATAACATGCCATCAAATACACTGACCGCCGTGATTTCCCGAATTAAAATTTTAGGGCGTTTAAATGTAGCGGAAAAACGTAAACCGCAAGATGGTCGATTAAAAACACGGACACCTAAAGGGCAAGAAACTGAACTCCGTTTATCAACCTTGCCAACTGCATTTGGTGAAAAACTGGTCATGCGTATTTTTGATCCCGATGTGTTGGTACGTTCTTTTCATCAACTGGGTTTTGAAGAGGGTCTCTTACAACAGTGGCAGCAATTAACAAAAAATAGCCATGGGATTATTTTGGTTACTGGTCCCACAGGTTCAGGTAAAACCACAACGTTATATTCATCTTTAAAGCAGCTCGCAACAGATCAGGTCAATGTCTGTACCATTGAAGATCCGATTGAAATGTTAGAGCCTAGTTTTAACCAGATGCAGGTCAATAATGCAAT
This region of Acinetobacter sp. XS-4 genomic DNA includes:
- a CDS encoding DUF4010 domain-containing protein, whose product is MELPMTMSLQTTSFEEFITVIAAALGCGLLIGLERERSKLKHEYKTFAGFRSFAISSLLGAICFLFGTEIGIVGALLIGAISIVSLKNQPNDPGVTTELAFIMTYFIGALCIWNISLAAGLAVIMTIILLAKQSMHGIASQWITESELRDGIFLLALLLIALPLVPNKPFWGPVLNPHVILKLLTLILFVQALAHIAKRLLSSKNALLLSSLASGFVSSTATIASLGLEVRSGRANAITNAGAALMSCVSTLIQTLIIVIGISFAWFKLIIFPTLIALVVLAIWAFILLRKAEPSTTSPEIDSRMFSLKEAIIIAGTLTLIQAGVYGLSISLGDAGLIAGTLLASLFEIHAAIAAVIVQGEPDSTHMTPLLIAFLGGFAVHALAKSVNSAISGGLRYALAFVPAQLIHMTIFISLLWLNIHWF
- a CDS encoding ferredoxin--NADP reductase is translated as MAAFNVERITHVHHWNDTLFSFKTTRDTSLRFKNGQFVMIGLEVNGKPLMRAYSIASANYEEELEFFSIKVQEGPLTSILQKVQVGDEILISKKPTGTLVHDDLLPGKNLYLLSSGTGLAPFLSIIRDPETYERFEKVIVVHGTRYISELAYQDLILNELPNHEFFEELGIKDKLVYYPTVTREPFHTQGRVTTAIETGALFEKVGLPRFNRETDRAMLCGSPAFLKDVAALLDQHGLVESPRMGVMGDYVIERAFVEK
- the tsaA gene encoding tRNA (N6-threonylcarbamoyladenosine(37)-N6)-methyltransferase TrmO is translated as MNNSVTFPIIGHMCSPYREKFGIPRQPNLVNIESYIEMAEPYNDLLAFEGIEQFSHLWLVWQFHDNKNQGSADKFRPQVRPPRLGGNEKIGVFATRSMYRPSPIGLSVVKLNKVEKVGKSVRVYVTGSDLLNGTPILDIKPYIQYSDAIVDAQSGYAHAEPERKSVIWAEAALTAQKYFLQNSEMNSQYIDELEQVLALDPRPAYQEDAERIYKMKFSDFDIHFKVDQFVVTIIDVVKTSSFAQ
- a CDS encoding GspE/PulE family protein; translated protein: MNAHVEIDTYWCLEQLLQEGRITERDKLLVQSSHRQKDQLKWHPLQWIAHFNLKDQQHTHAHLSLNRLCLWFADRVQLPLFVIDPLKADVSALTQVMSQEFAIRNHILAVEIHADRIVIGTDQPFQTDWLNNLERSLAPKKIERVLLNPEQLQRYLREYYQVSRAVNSAQKDAAHDRDTKNVEALLQLGDSQNPDANDQHIVKLVDWILQFAFEQSASDIHMEPRKDNGKVRFRIDGVLHTIYNMPSNTLTAVISRIKILGRLNVAEKRKPQDGRLKTRTPKGQETELRLSTLPTAFGEKLVMRIFDPDVLVRSFHQLGFEEGLLQQWQQLTKNSHGIILVTGPTGSGKTTTLYSSLKQLATDQVNVCTIEDPIEMLEPSFNQMQVNNAIELGFADGVRALMRQDPDIIMIGEIRDQDTANMAIQAALTGHLVLSTLHTNDAPSSLTRLHDLGVQPFLTAATILGVLAQRLVRQLCPHCKLQTHINEDEWQHLTFDYIMEMPEKVYHAVGCEQCRHTGYKGRVGIYEFMPVSLELKHLISSHMTLNDLRTQTKKEGIEPLRIAGARKVIDGLTTLEEVLRVVPLN